In Brassica napus cultivar Da-Ae unplaced genomic scaffold, Da-Ae ScsIHWf_77;HRSCAF=142, whole genome shotgun sequence, one DNA window encodes the following:
- the LOC106411067 gene encoding probable esterase KAI2, giving the protein MGVVEEAHNVKVIGSGNQGTIVLGHGFGTDQSVWKHLVPHLVEDYRLVLYDNMGAGTTNPEYFDFDRYSTLEGFSFDLIAILEDLQIESCIFVGHSLSGMVGVLASLNRPDLFSKIVMISASPRYVNDADYQGGFEEEDLNQLFEAMRSNYKAWCLGFAPLAVGGDLDSVAVQEFSRTLFNMRPDIALSLAQTIFHSDMRQILPFVSVPCHIVQSVKDLAVPVAVSEYLHNNLGSESVVEVMSSDGHLPQLSSPDSVIPVLLRHIRNDIAL; this is encoded by the exons atgggtgTAGTAGAGGAAGCTCACAACGTGAAGGTGATTGGCTCAGGAAATCAAGGGACGATCGTATTAGGTCACGGGTTCGGTACGGACCAGTCAGTATGGAAACACCTGGTCCCTCATCTGGTCGAGGATTACCGCCTCGTGCTCTACGACAACATGGGAGCCGGTACGACCAATCCGGAATATTTCGACTTCGATCGTTACTCGACTCTCGAAGGTTTCTCTTTTGATTTGATTGCAATTTTAGAAGATCTCCAAATCGAGTCTTGTATCTTTGTTGGTCACTCTCTATCCGGCATGGTTGGTGTCTTGGCTTCTCTTAACCGACCTGACCTCTTCTCCAAAATCGTCATGATTTCTGCTTCCCCacg ATACGTGAACGATGCTGATTACCAAGGTGGATTCGAGGAAGAAGACCTAAACCAGCTTTTCGAAGCGATGCGAAGCAACTACAAAGCGTGGTGTTTAGGTTTCGCTCCACTAGCGGTAGGTGGCGACTTAGACTCAGTAGCCGTTCAAGAATTCAGCAGGACGCTCTTCAACATGCGTCCGGACATAGCACTCTCCCTGGCTCAGACCATTTTCCATAGCGACATGAGACAAATCTTACCCTTTGTCTCTGTCCCTTGTCACATAGTCCAAAGCGTTAAGGATTTAGCCGTACCGGTCGCCGTATCCGAGTATCTTCACAACAATCTCGGATCAGAATCCGTGGTCGAGGTTATGTCTTCAGATGGTCATCTTCCTCAGCTTAGCTCGCCGGATTCTGTTATTCCCGTTCTCCTCCGTCACATCCGCAACGACATTGCTCTCTGA